In the Kitasatospora terrestris genome, one interval contains:
- a CDS encoding ABC transporter ATP-binding protein: MAPIAGELTRPAVRLAGLTRSFGPRTVLDNIDLEIPPGQFVALLGHSGSGKSTLLRAVAGLDRDTAGSGELTTPERVSVVFQDSRLLPWRRVLDNVLLGLGKGDGDGRAAVERGRAALAEVGLAGRERAWPGQLSGGEQQRAALARSLVRDPELLLADEPFGALDALTRIRMHTLLRKLWQRHHPSVLLVTHDVDEAAALADRVLVLDRGRISVDLAIDLPHPRTYRDPLLGEYRERLLAALGVGPDGEPDGAAGAPVATGAGG; this comes from the coding sequence ATGGCGCCGATCGCTGGGGAACTGACCCGTCCCGCCGTCCGACTCGCCGGCCTGACCCGTTCGTTCGGGCCGCGCACCGTGCTCGACAACATCGACCTGGAGATCCCGCCCGGGCAGTTCGTCGCCCTGCTGGGCCACTCCGGCTCCGGCAAGAGCACCCTGCTGCGGGCCGTCGCCGGCCTCGACCGCGACACCGCGGGCAGCGGGGAACTCACCACCCCCGAGCGGGTGTCGGTGGTCTTCCAGGACTCCCGGCTGCTGCCCTGGCGCCGGGTGCTGGACAACGTCCTGCTCGGCCTCGGCAAGGGGGACGGCGACGGCCGCGCCGCAGTGGAGCGCGGCCGGGCGGCGCTCGCCGAGGTCGGCCTGGCCGGCCGGGAGCGGGCCTGGCCCGGCCAGCTCTCCGGCGGCGAGCAGCAGCGGGCCGCGCTGGCCCGCTCGCTGGTCCGCGACCCGGAGCTGCTGCTCGCCGACGAGCCGTTCGGCGCCCTGGACGCGCTCACCCGGATCCGCATGCACACCCTGCTGCGCAAGCTGTGGCAGCGCCACCACCCGTCCGTGCTGCTGGTCACCCACGACGTGGACGAGGCGGCGGCGCTGGCCGACCGGGTGCTGGTCCTCGACCGGGGCCGGATCTCCGTCGACCTGGCCATCGACCTGCCCCACCCGCGCACCTACCGGGATCCGCTGCTGGGCGAGTACCGCGAGCGGCTGCTGGCCGCGCTGGGAGTCGGGCCCGACGGCGAGCCGGACGGCGCCGCGGGCGCCCCGGTGGCGACCGGGGCGGGGGGCTGA
- a CDS encoding LLM class flavin-dependent oxidoreductase, whose product MGEHLWYIPNTVEPGHRGDDASDGWGSLDHATDLALAVERHGWAGALLGTGWGRPDTFTVAASLAARTTTFKPLIAVRPGYWHPANFASAAATLDRLSRGRVLVNVVSGLDDPAAYGDGESDPSRRYGRTLEFLRLVRRLWGEETVTFHGEHYRVENSSLRPRPWGAEDGRHPRLYFGGASGAAEEVAAREADVQLFWGEPLDGVAERVDRLRALSARLERRHRPLEFGLRVTTVVRDTTEEAWRAAEDKVARMAARGAHDPEAFQRRAAVGQRRLLDLQQRGEVLDGCLYTTPGRYGGGGAGTTWLVGSAQDVAEALRRYRALGVTHFVLSDTPYKEEIARIGDRLLPLLRSEVPA is encoded by the coding sequence ATGGGCGAACACCTCTGGTACATCCCCAACACGGTCGAGCCGGGCCACCGCGGCGACGACGCGTCCGACGGCTGGGGCAGCCTCGACCACGCGACCGACCTCGCCCTCGCGGTCGAGCGGCACGGCTGGGCCGGGGCGCTGCTCGGCACCGGCTGGGGCCGGCCGGACACCTTCACCGTCGCGGCCTCGCTCGCCGCCCGCACCACCACGTTCAAACCGCTGATCGCGGTGCGGCCCGGCTACTGGCACCCCGCCAACTTCGCCTCGGCCGCGGCCACCCTGGACCGGCTGAGCCGGGGCCGGGTCCTGGTCAACGTGGTCAGCGGCCTGGACGACCCCGCGGCCTACGGTGACGGCGAGTCGGACCCCTCCCGCCGCTACGGGCGCACGCTGGAGTTCCTCCGGCTGGTCCGCCGGCTGTGGGGCGAGGAGACGGTCACCTTCCACGGCGAGCACTACCGGGTGGAGAACTCCTCGCTGCGGCCCCGGCCCTGGGGCGCCGAGGACGGCCGCCACCCGCGGCTGTACTTCGGCGGCGCGAGCGGGGCCGCCGAGGAGGTCGCCGCCCGGGAGGCCGACGTCCAGCTGTTCTGGGGCGAGCCGCTGGACGGCGTCGCCGAACGCGTCGACCGGCTCCGGGCGCTCTCCGCGCGACTCGAACGCCGGCACCGGCCGCTGGAGTTCGGGCTGCGGGTGACCACCGTCGTCCGGGACACCACCGAGGAGGCGTGGCGGGCCGCGGAGGACAAGGTCGCCCGGATGGCCGCGCGGGGAGCCCACGACCCGGAGGCGTTCCAGCGCCGGGCCGCCGTGGGCCAGCGCCGTCTGCTCGACCTCCAGCAGCGCGGCGAGGTGCTGGACGGCTGCCTGTACACCACGCCCGGCCGCTACGGCGGCGGGGGCGCCGGGACGACCTGGCTGGTCGGCTCCGCGCAGGACGTGGCCGAGGCGCTGCGGAGGTACCGGGCTCTCGGGGTGACGCACTTCGTGCTCTCCGACACCCCCTACAAGGAGGAGATCGCCCGGATCGGCGACCGGCTCCTGCCCCTGCTGCGGTCGGAGGTCCCCGCATGA
- a CDS encoding flavin reductase family protein, which produces MTAVATDSRALRAVFGAFPTGVTAVAALVGGRPLGLAASSFTSVSLAPALVSLCMATTSGTWSELRRAERLGISVLGAGHGSLCRQLAGPADGRFTGVDWRATADGAVLLDGASAWFECAVDREIRAGDHDIVLLRVLDLHAEPAVDPLVFHASTFRSLAPGAPRPTP; this is translated from the coding sequence ATGACCGCCGTCGCCACCGACAGCAGGGCCCTGCGCGCCGTGTTCGGTGCCTTCCCCACCGGCGTCACGGCGGTCGCCGCCCTGGTCGGCGGACGGCCGCTCGGCCTGGCGGCCAGCTCGTTCACCTCGGTGTCGCTCGCCCCCGCGCTGGTCTCCCTGTGCATGGCGACGACTTCCGGGACGTGGTCCGAGCTGCGCCGCGCCGAGCGCCTGGGCATCAGCGTGCTCGGCGCCGGGCACGGATCGCTGTGCCGGCAGCTCGCCGGCCCTGCCGACGGGCGGTTCACGGGCGTCGACTGGCGGGCGACGGCGGACGGCGCCGTGCTGCTGGACGGCGCGAGCGCCTGGTTCGAGTGCGCCGTCGACCGCGAGATCCGCGCCGGCGACCACGACATCGTCCTGCTCCGCGTGCTCGACCTGCACGCCGAGCCCGCCGTGGACCCGCTGGTCTTCCACGCGAGCACCTTCCGCTCGCTCGCCCCCGGCGCCCCGCGCCCCACCCCCTGA
- a CDS encoding LLM class flavin-dependent oxidoreductase gives MGKQLHLNLFIHDTGHHEASWRLPESDPAADLDLAFHQRLTRIAEDAKFDSVFLADSPALWGDPSRRPSGKLEPTVLLAALAAGTTRIGLIATASTSYNEPYNLARRFASLDHLSNGRAGWNIVTTAGDAAARNFGLEGQPLHRTRYERAAEFLEVSTKLWDSWADEALVADKDAGVHADPDRVRPAGHRGRFFQVEGALNVRRSPQGHPLLVQAGSSEDGKEFAARWAEAVFTAQPTLAEGQAFYADVKRRAAAAGRDPDHVKILPGIVPVIGATEAEARELEAELDRLIKPEYAREQLATVLKVDPERLRFDEQLPDDLPTEDEVEGAKSRYTLIVELARRERLTVRELIGRLGGGRGHRTFAGTPVQVADTIQHWFENSAADGFNVMPAVLPSGLEVFVAEVLPILRERGLFRTEYTGTTLRDHYGLPRPADRFALAAAVGGAA, from the coding sequence ATGGGCAAGCAGCTCCACCTCAACCTGTTCATCCACGACACCGGCCACCACGAGGCGTCCTGGCGGCTGCCGGAGTCCGACCCCGCCGCCGACCTCGACCTGGCCTTCCACCAGCGGCTCACCCGGATCGCCGAGGACGCCAAGTTCGACTCGGTGTTCCTCGCCGACAGCCCGGCCCTGTGGGGCGACCCCAGCCGCCGGCCGTCCGGCAAGCTGGAGCCGACCGTCCTGCTGGCCGCCCTCGCCGCCGGCACCACCCGGATCGGGCTCATCGCCACCGCCTCCACCAGCTACAACGAGCCCTACAACCTGGCCCGCCGGTTCGCCTCGCTCGACCACCTGTCCAACGGCCGCGCCGGCTGGAACATCGTCACCACCGCCGGTGACGCCGCCGCCCGCAACTTCGGCCTGGAGGGCCAGCCGCTGCACCGCACCCGCTACGAGCGGGCCGCGGAGTTCCTGGAGGTGTCCACCAAGCTGTGGGACAGCTGGGCCGACGAGGCGCTGGTCGCGGACAAGGACGCCGGCGTCCACGCCGACCCCGACCGGGTGCGCCCGGCCGGCCACCGCGGCCGCTTCTTCCAGGTCGAGGGCGCGCTGAACGTACGCCGCTCGCCGCAGGGCCACCCGCTGCTCGTGCAGGCCGGCTCCTCGGAGGACGGCAAGGAGTTCGCCGCCCGCTGGGCCGAGGCGGTGTTCACCGCGCAGCCGACCCTCGCGGAGGGCCAGGCGTTCTACGCCGACGTCAAGCGCCGCGCGGCCGCCGCCGGCCGCGACCCCGACCACGTCAAGATCCTCCCCGGCATCGTCCCCGTGATCGGCGCCACCGAGGCCGAGGCCCGCGAGCTGGAGGCCGAACTCGACCGGCTGATCAAGCCCGAGTACGCGCGCGAGCAGCTGGCGACCGTCCTCAAGGTGGACCCCGAGCGGCTGCGCTTCGACGAGCAGCTGCCCGACGACCTGCCCACCGAGGACGAGGTGGAGGGCGCCAAGAGCCGCTACACGCTGATCGTGGAGCTCGCCCGCCGCGAGCGCCTGACGGTGCGCGAGCTGATCGGCCGGCTCGGCGGCGGCCGCGGCCACCGCACCTTCGCCGGCACGCCCGTCCAGGTCGCCGACACCATCCAGCACTGGTTCGAGAACAGCGCCGCCGACGGCTTCAACGTGATGCCCGCCGTCCTGCCGTCCGGGCTGGAGGTCTTCGTGGCCGAGGTCCTGCCGATCCTGCGCGAGCGCGGCCTGTTCCGCACCGAGTACACGGGCACGACACTGCGCGACCACTACGGCCTGCCCCGGCCCGCCGACCGGTTCGCCCTCGCCGCAGCCGTCGGCGGCGCCGCGTGA